The Pseudomonas orientalis genome contains a region encoding:
- a CDS encoding putative porin yields MRLASTKTAAVLCGGLLLALSVPASAAVDAKLLDMLKANGQITASQYTELQNELAKDQKEQQIARQAQQETNEQIAATAKKTNELSSFDQKLAWAAKTQFKGDVRFRQETIKIDGEPNNGGRDKDRQRIRARLGAYTEINPQVDTGIRIATGGGDDARSTNQDQDGYFDKKSIWLDLGYIDYHPDQIKNLHVIGGKMLQPWVSMGDVIWDSDINPEGLAVTYKYPLGGSAELFGSLGNYNLKDNVDGDGVQFRHDLRLTSGQLGTRFSLTDNLKMTLGGSVYAYQNDKDSRCTTTTTPCALAVNGNSANNEFRLYEGFAQADIGGLAVPLAFYGQYVKNNDAVTDQDTAWLVGAKSKVFGFNLDYNYRDTQRDAVVGAFTDSDFANGTTGSRGHKMKVSYDIDKNFALGATYFLTKADYASRTQRDANTNTLQLDAEAKF; encoded by the coding sequence ATGCGTCTTGCTTCCACTAAAACTGCGGCGGTCCTGTGCGGCGGCCTGTTACTGGCCCTGAGCGTTCCGGCCAGCGCTGCAGTCGACGCTAAGTTGCTCGACATGCTCAAGGCCAACGGCCAGATCACTGCTTCGCAGTACACCGAATTGCAGAACGAGTTGGCCAAGGACCAGAAAGAACAGCAGATCGCACGCCAGGCCCAACAGGAAACCAACGAACAGATCGCGGCCACCGCGAAAAAGACCAACGAGCTGAGCAGCTTCGACCAGAAGCTGGCCTGGGCCGCCAAGACTCAGTTCAAGGGCGATGTGCGCTTTCGCCAGGAAACCATCAAGATCGATGGCGAGCCCAACAACGGTGGGCGTGACAAGGACCGTCAACGTATCCGCGCGCGCCTGGGTGCCTACACCGAGATCAACCCGCAGGTGGACACCGGTATCCGTATCGCCACGGGCGGCGGTGACGATGCGCGTTCCACCAACCAGGACCAGGATGGTTACTTCGATAAGAAATCGATCTGGCTGGACCTCGGCTATATCGACTACCACCCGGACCAGATCAAGAATCTGCACGTGATCGGCGGCAAGATGCTGCAACCGTGGGTGAGCATGGGCGATGTGATCTGGGACAGCGATATCAACCCCGAAGGCCTGGCCGTCACCTACAAATACCCGCTTGGCGGCAGCGCCGAGCTGTTCGGCAGCCTGGGCAACTACAACCTCAAGGACAACGTCGACGGCGACGGCGTGCAATTTCGCCACGACCTGCGCCTGACATCCGGCCAGTTGGGCACGCGTTTCTCGCTGACCGACAACCTGAAAATGACCCTGGGCGGCAGTGTCTACGCCTACCAGAACGACAAGGACAGCCGCTGCACGACCACCACCACGCCTTGCGCACTGGCGGTCAACGGCAACTCGGCCAATAACGAATTCCGCTTGTATGAAGGCTTTGCCCAGGCCGACATCGGCGGCCTGGCAGTGCCATTGGCCTTCTACGGCCAATACGTGAAAAACAACGATGCCGTGACCGATCAGGACACCGCCTGGTTGGTGGGTGCCAAGTCCAAGGTGTTCGGTTTCAACCTCGACTACAACTACCGCGATACGCAACGTGACGCAGTGGTAGGCGCCTTCACCGATTCGGACTTCGCCAACGGCACCACCGGTTCGCGCGGTCACAAGATGAAGGTCAGCTACGACATCGACAAGAACTTCGCCCTGGGCGCCACGTACTTCCTGACCAAGGCTGACTACGCCAGCCGTACCCAGCGTGATGCCAACACCAACACCCTGCAGCTGGATGCTGAAGCCAAGTTCTAA
- a CDS encoding anti-sigma factor family protein, whose amino-acid sequence MLTCKEQVARSSDYLDGQLTFRERLLVRHHLMFCPNCRRFIRQMRLMQATLRIMPDEPVKDADALAERLAAERRKDV is encoded by the coding sequence ATGTTGACGTGTAAGGAGCAAGTGGCACGTTCCAGTGACTACCTCGATGGGCAATTGACCTTCCGAGAGCGTCTGCTGGTGCGTCATCACTTGATGTTCTGCCCGAACTGCCGGCGCTTTATCCGTCAGATGCGCCTGATGCAGGCGACGTTGCGGATCATGCCGGACGAGCCGGTGAAGGATGCGGATGCGCTGGCCGAGCGGCTCGCTGCCGAGCGGCGTAAAGATGTGTAG
- a CDS encoding RNA polymerase sigma factor, whose translation MAAADDTHLLERLLKGEQRAYKELVTTYQSAMRAVAYAIVGQRHADEVVQDAWLSVVRNLARFEGRSSLKTWLLTITANAAKGRYKQSRREVLLDDLPSPHGTIGDERFTPDDGHWAVAPYAWHQDTPEALLTEEELRDCLEHTLLSLSELQSSVLVLRERQGLELEQICNLLTLSLSNVRVLLHRARLKVFATVEHFEETGEC comes from the coding sequence ATGGCAGCAGCGGACGACACGCATCTGCTTGAACGCCTGCTCAAGGGCGAGCAGCGGGCCTACAAGGAGTTGGTCACCACGTACCAGAGTGCGATGCGGGCGGTGGCCTATGCCATCGTCGGCCAGCGGCATGCCGATGAAGTGGTGCAGGACGCCTGGCTGTCAGTGGTCCGCAACCTCGCCAGGTTCGAAGGGCGTTCCAGCCTGAAGACCTGGCTGCTGACGATCACCGCGAACGCCGCCAAGGGCCGCTACAAGCAAAGTCGTCGGGAGGTGTTGCTTGACGACCTGCCTTCTCCCCATGGAACCATCGGTGATGAACGCTTTACGCCTGACGATGGGCACTGGGCCGTAGCCCCGTATGCCTGGCACCAGGACACGCCGGAAGCCTTGCTCACCGAAGAGGAATTGCGCGACTGCCTGGAGCACACCCTGCTGAGCCTGTCCGAATTGCAAAGCAGTGTGCTGGTGCTACGTGAACGCCAGGGCCTGGAGCTGGAGCAAATCTGTAATCTTCTGACGCTCTCACTCTCCAATGTGCGTGTGCTGCTGCATCGGGCACGGCTTAAAGTCTTTGCCACAGTGGAGCATTTTGAGGAAACGGGCGAATGTTGA
- the hrpA gene encoding ATP-dependent RNA helicase HrpA yields the protein MTDQAPTLDQLLDTLDHAMLADRHRLRRQLLELRKKPDEQKLAQWVARMQASCAQVTARRASLPVIRYDDSLPIAAKRDEIKAALNKHQVLIIAGETGSGKTTQLPKICLEIGRGQYGLIGHTQPRRIAARSVASRVAEELATPLGALVGYQVRFEDQSDSNTLIKLMTDGILLAETQNDRYLERYDTIIVDEAHERSLNIDFLLGYLKTLLPRRPDLKVIITSATIDLERFSKHFDDAPIVEVSGRTFPVDTWYRPLTLEQDEEGNRVEDDLTVDQAILATLDEIAAYERSARRSPGDVLVFLPGEREIRDAAEMLRKAQLKHTEILPLYARLSPAEQQRIFQSHPGRRVVLATNVAETSLTVPGIRYVIDSGTARISRYSYRAKVQRLPIEAISQASANQRKGRCGRVEPGICIRLYSEEDFIGRPEFTDPEILRTNLAAVILQMLHLRLGEITDFPFIEPPDGKAISDGFNLLQELSAVDRNSQLTPLGRQLARLPVDPRMGRMLLEAAKLGSLQEVLIVASAMSIQDPRERPPERQQAADQAHAQWKDADSDFAGLVNLWRGFEEQRQALTASPLRNWCRKNFLNYLRLREWRDSHRQLSLICRDMQLTINKEPADFPKLHKAVLSGLLSQIGQKTEDGDYLGARQRRFWIHPSSGIGKKRPQWLMTAELVETTKLYARMVAKIDADWIEPLAGHLIKKNHFEPHWEKKRGQVVAFEQITLFGLIVVGRRPVHYGPIDPVVSRELFIREGLVRGEIQSRAKCLAANQQLLEQLDELEAKARRRDILADEETLYAFYDARLPAEIHQTATFDSWYKVNSQKDPQLLIMREEDVLAREASEVTAAHYPDTLHLGDLALALSYHFEPNHPRDGVTLRVPAPLLPALPAERLEWLVPGVIEAKCIALVRNLPKALRKNFVPVPDFVKAALQRIEFGQGSLPQALGRELLRMTGARVSDEAWAEAAQQVENHLKMNLEVVDGQGKFLGEGRDLAELTARFAEASQAALAVPQTAKSQQPVEAKVFAAVAEKTQQNIAGLSMTVYPALVEENGTVKEGRFSTAAEAEFQHRRALQRLLMQQLAEPAKFLRGKLPGLTELGLMYRELGRIDALVEDILLASLDTCVLEGEATLPRDGAGLAALAERKRGGWTEHAERLARLTLDVLKLWHGLQKRFKGKIDLAQAVALNDIKQQLSHLVYPGFVRETPAQWFKELPRYLRAIELRLEKLPSQVQKDRVWSTELSGLWTQYQNRLNKHTQEGKRDPQLELYRWWLEEYRVSLFGQQLGTKVPISDKRLSKQWSQVEP from the coding sequence ATGACTGACCAAGCCCCCACCCTCGACCAACTGCTCGACACCCTCGATCACGCCATGCTCGCCGACCGCCACCGTTTGCGCCGGCAGTTGCTTGAGCTGCGCAAAAAGCCCGACGAGCAAAAGCTGGCGCAGTGGGTGGCGCGCATGCAGGCATCCTGCGCCCAGGTCACGGCGCGGCGTGCGAGCCTGCCGGTGATTCGCTACGACGACAGCCTGCCGATTGCGGCCAAGCGTGACGAGATCAAGGCGGCGCTGAACAAGCATCAGGTGCTGATCATTGCCGGCGAGACCGGCTCGGGTAAAACCACCCAGTTGCCGAAGATCTGCCTGGAAATCGGCCGTGGCCAATACGGCCTGATCGGCCATACCCAGCCACGCCGGATCGCCGCGCGCAGCGTTGCCAGCCGTGTCGCCGAAGAACTGGCCACCCCGCTCGGCGCGTTGGTCGGCTATCAGGTGCGCTTCGAGGACCAGAGCGATTCCAATACGCTGATCAAGCTGATGACTGACGGTATCCTGCTGGCGGAAACCCAGAACGACCGGTACCTGGAACGCTATGACACGATCATCGTCGACGAAGCCCACGAGCGCAGCCTGAACATCGACTTTCTGCTCGGTTACCTCAAGACGCTGTTGCCGCGCCGGCCCGACCTGAAAGTCATCATCACCTCGGCCACCATCGACCTGGAGCGTTTCTCCAAACACTTCGACGACGCGCCGATTGTCGAGGTCTCGGGCCGCACGTTCCCGGTCGACACCTGGTACCGCCCGCTGACCCTGGAACAGGACGAGGAGGGCAACCGCGTCGAGGACGACCTCACCGTCGACCAGGCGATCCTCGCCACCCTCGATGAAATCGCCGCCTATGAACGCAGCGCACGGCGCAGCCCTGGCGATGTGCTGGTGTTCCTGCCCGGCGAACGCGAGATTCGCGACGCCGCCGAGATGCTGCGCAAGGCCCAGCTCAAGCACACAGAGATCCTGCCGTTGTATGCGCGCCTGTCACCGGCCGAGCAACAGCGTATTTTCCAATCGCACCCGGGCCGCCGCGTGGTACTGGCGACCAACGTCGCGGAAACCTCGTTGACCGTGCCGGGCATTCGTTATGTGATCGACAGCGGCACCGCGCGCATCAGCCGCTACAGCTACCGCGCCAAGGTGCAGCGCCTGCCGATCGAGGCGATCTCCCAGGCCAGTGCCAACCAGCGTAAAGGCCGTTGCGGCCGGGTCGAGCCGGGCATCTGCATTCGGTTGTACAGCGAAGAAGACTTTATCGGGCGCCCGGAATTTACCGACCCGGAAATCCTGCGCACCAACCTCGCCGCTGTGATCCTGCAGATGCTGCACCTGCGCCTGGGCGAAATCACCGACTTCCCGTTTATCGAACCGCCGGATGGCAAGGCCATCAGCGACGGTTTCAACCTGCTGCAGGAGCTGTCGGCGGTGGACCGCAACAGCCAGCTCACGCCGTTGGGCCGCCAGCTGGCGCGCCTGCCGGTGGACCCGCGCATGGGCCGCATGCTGCTCGAAGCCGCCAAGCTGGGCAGCTTGCAGGAAGTGCTGATCGTGGCCAGCGCCATGTCGATCCAGGACCCGCGCGAGCGTCCGCCGGAGCGCCAGCAGGCCGCCGACCAGGCCCATGCGCAGTGGAAAGACGCGGATTCGGACTTCGCCGGGCTGGTCAATCTGTGGCGCGGCTTTGAAGAACAGCGCCAGGCACTGACCGCCAGCCCGCTGCGCAACTGGTGTCGAAAGAACTTCCTCAACTACCTGCGCCTGCGCGAATGGCGCGACTCCCATCGCCAGTTGAGTTTGATCTGCCGCGACATGCAGTTGACGATCAACAAGGAACCGGCCGATTTCCCGAAATTGCACAAGGCGGTGCTGTCCGGCTTGCTCAGCCAGATCGGCCAGAAGACCGAGGACGGCGACTACCTGGGCGCACGTCAGCGGCGCTTCTGGATTCATCCCTCCTCGGGTATCGGCAAGAAACGCCCGCAGTGGCTGATGACCGCCGAACTGGTGGAAACCACCAAGCTGTATGCGCGCATGGTGGCCAAGATCGACGCCGACTGGATCGAACCGCTGGCCGGGCACTTGATCAAGAAAAACCATTTCGAACCGCATTGGGAGAAAAAGCGCGGCCAGGTGGTGGCGTTTGAACAGATCACCTTGTTCGGGCTGATCGTGGTCGGACGCCGGCCGGTGCATTACGGGCCGATCGATCCGGTGGTGTCGCGCGAGCTGTTTATACGCGAAGGGCTGGTGCGTGGGGAAATCCAGTCGCGAGCCAAGTGCCTTGCGGCCAACCAACAACTGCTGGAGCAGCTCGACGAACTGGAAGCCAAGGCGCGCCGACGCGACATCCTGGCCGACGAAGAAACCCTCTACGCCTTCTACGATGCGCGCCTGCCGGCAGAGATCCATCAGACGGCGACCTTCGACAGCTGGTACAAGGTCAACAGCCAGAAAGACCCGCAACTGCTGATCATGCGCGAGGAAGACGTGCTGGCCCGCGAAGCCAGTGAAGTCACCGCCGCGCATTACCCTGACACCTTGCACCTGGGCGACCTGGCCCTGGCCTTGAGTTACCACTTCGAGCCCAACCACCCGCGTGACGGCGTCACTCTGCGCGTGCCTGCGCCATTGCTGCCGGCATTGCCCGCCGAGCGCCTGGAATGGCTGGTGCCGGGGGTGATCGAAGCCAAGTGCATCGCTCTGGTGCGCAACTTGCCCAAGGCGCTGCGCAAAAACTTCGTGCCGGTGCCGGACTTCGTTAAGGCGGCGCTGCAGCGCATCGAGTTTGGCCAGGGTTCTCTGCCCCAGGCGCTCGGCCGCGAACTGCTGCGCATGACCGGTGCTCGGGTCAGCGACGAAGCCTGGGCCGAGGCGGCGCAACAGGTGGAAAACCACCTGAAGATGAACCTGGAAGTGGTCGACGGCCAGGGCAAGTTCCTTGGCGAAGGCCGTGATTTGGCAGAGCTGACGGCGCGTTTCGCCGAGGCCAGCCAGGCGGCACTGGCGGTTCCGCAAACGGCGAAAAGCCAGCAGCCGGTGGAGGCCAAGGTGTTTGCGGCGGTCGCTGAGAAGACCCAGCAGAACATCGCCGGCCTGTCGATGACGGTATACCCGGCGCTGGTGGAAGAAAACGGCACGGTCAAGGAAGGGCGTTTCTCCACGGCCGCCGAGGCCGAATTCCAGCACCGCCGTGCCTTGCAGCGTCTGTTGATGCAGCAACTGGCGGAACCGGCGAAATTCCTGCGCGGCAAATTGCCGGGGCTGACAGAGTTGGGCCTGATGTACCGCGAACTGGGGCGCATCGATGCGCTGGTGGAAGATATCCTGCTCGCCAGTCTTGATACTTGCGTACTGGAAGGCGAAGCCACTTTACCGCGCGATGGTGCCGGGCTGGCCGCGCTGGCCGAGCGCAAGCGTGGCGGCTGGACCGAACACGCCGAGCGTCTGGCGCGCCTGACCCTGGACGTGTTGAAACTCTGGCATGGCCTGCAAAAGCGCTTCAAGGGCAAGATCGACCTGGCCCAGGCGGTGGCTTTGAACGATATCAAGCAGCAACTGAGTCATCTGGTGTACCCAGGGTTTGTGCGCGAGACCCCGGCGCAGTGGTTCAAGGAACTGCCGCGTTACCTCAGGGCCATCGAGCTGCGCCTGGAAAAACTGCCGAGCCAGGTGCAGAAGGACCGTGTGTGGAGCACCGAACTGAGCGGCCTGTGGACGCAATACCAGAACCGCCTGAACAAACACACCCAGGAAGGCAAGCGCGACCCGCAGTTGGAGCTCTATCGCTGGTGGCTGGAGGAATATCGAGTGTCGTTGTTTGGCCAGCAATTGGGCACCAAGGTGCCGATTTCCGATAAGCGTCTGAGCAAGCAATGGAGCCAGGTAGAGCCCTGA
- a CDS encoding beta-ketoacyl-ACP synthase III yields MHNVVISGTGLYTPANSISNEELVQSFNTYVQQFNSENAAAIERGDVQALTESSAAFIEKASGIKSRFVMDKDGILDPRRMAPRLPERSNDEWSVLCQMAVGAAEQALQRAGKTAADIDGVIVACSNLQRAYPAIAIEVQEALGIEGFGFDMNVACSSATFGIQNAANSIQLGQARAILMVNPEVCTGHLNFRDRDSHFIFGDAATAVILERADLATSEHQFDVVSTKLLTKFSNNIRNNFGFLNRTAEEGVGAPDKLFVQEGRKVFRDVCPMVAELIGAHLAENQLGVTDVKRFWLHQANLSMNHLIVKKLLGREASVEEAPVILDTYANTSSAGSVIAFHTYQDDLPKGAVAVLSSFGAGYSIGSVILRKR; encoded by the coding sequence GTGCATAACGTCGTCATCAGCGGCACTGGCCTGTACACCCCGGCCAACAGCATCTCCAACGAAGAGCTGGTGCAGTCTTTCAATACCTATGTGCAGCAGTTCAACAGCGAAAACGCTGCGGCCATCGAGCGCGGCGACGTGCAGGCGTTGACTGAGTCCAGTGCGGCGTTCATTGAAAAGGCCTCGGGCATCAAGAGCCGCTTCGTGATGGACAAGGACGGCATCCTTGACCCTCGGCGCATGGCCCCACGCTTGCCCGAGCGCAGCAACGACGAATGGTCGGTGCTCTGCCAGATGGCCGTCGGCGCCGCCGAACAGGCCCTGCAACGCGCCGGCAAGACCGCCGCCGATATCGATGGCGTGATCGTCGCCTGTTCCAACCTGCAGCGTGCCTACCCGGCCATCGCCATCGAGGTGCAGGAAGCCCTGGGTATTGAGGGCTTCGGTTTTGATATGAACGTGGCGTGTTCCTCGGCCACCTTCGGGATCCAGAATGCCGCCAACAGCATCCAGCTGGGCCAGGCCCGGGCGATCCTGATGGTCAACCCGGAAGTCTGCACCGGTCACCTGAATTTCCGTGACCGCGACAGCCACTTCATCTTTGGCGATGCCGCCACGGCGGTGATCCTCGAGCGGGCCGACCTGGCGACCTCCGAGCACCAGTTCGACGTGGTGAGTACCAAGCTGCTGACCAAGTTCTCCAACAACATCCGCAACAACTTCGGCTTTCTCAACCGCACCGCGGAAGAGGGCGTCGGCGCGCCGGACAAACTGTTCGTACAGGAAGGCCGCAAGGTGTTCCGCGATGTTTGCCCGATGGTGGCCGAGTTGATTGGCGCGCACCTGGCGGAAAACCAGCTGGGCGTCACCGATGTGAAGCGCTTCTGGCTGCACCAGGCCAACCTGAGCATGAACCACCTGATCGTGAAGAAACTGCTGGGCCGCGAGGCCTCGGTGGAAGAGGCGCCGGTGATCCTCGATACCTACGCCAATACCAGTTCGGCAGGCTCGGTGATTGCGTTCCACACGTATCAGGACGACTTGCCCAAAGGCGCCGTGGCGGTGCTCAGCTCGTTCGGGGCGGGCTACTCCATCGGCAGCGTGATCCTGCGCAAACGCTGA